The following are encoded in a window of Fusarium verticillioides 7600 chromosome 6, whole genome shotgun sequence genomic DNA:
- a CDS encoding phosphatidylinositol 3-kinase has translation MSEYGRMDPFSFAASKDVHHPVTIRIMNLEGDEPPFKHSTLLERPDLRHVGSNLGTYSDLYVTVQIWAGSKPLTVPVQTAYKPFRSERKWNEWLQLPITYDSLPANSCLAITVWDLSPTGGKGAIGHAIPFGGTTLPMFDEDNQVQKGRQKCLVHRYKNADGTDNSTTPALVSTKKKTTRKGEVPPLDKDAEELERMETLFKKHEMGEIPRVDWLDQMVFRSFEKRGLQAAKSSMKMLQRQRAINGENDPDNRDGENKDGRPGQSTFLLNVELPRFDFPVVFADHEYDPPPISAFQNLSVSQASLANRQPEVHYGPGINAVGESSSAPGRRLIKVYDPEVGHRDNPAEAKHRRLFRSSYRHGIIDKNLKPNAKVRDELNLIMSYSPTHVLTPEEADLVWKFRYHLTRDKRALTKFVKSVNWSDQGEARQAIQVLGRWTAIDVDDALELLGPSFDNSAVRSYAVDRLRKADDKELLLYLLQLVQALKYEHISADSEEESSQDSSLARFLIQRAAANFLLGNYFHWYLMVECDDASPEQGIDNRNIYRKVAYDFMAELVKQPDGQETRKTLLRQAELVAILSRIAQEVKTSNESIPKKVDRVKHFLADPKNELLSFDPPLPMPLDPSVLITSIIPDQTVVFKSSLNPFKCTFKTATGSSYAIIFKLGDDLRQDQLVIQIITLMDQLLQKENLDLKLSPYKILATSTSAGASQFVQSQSLSSIANKFKNNPALAYLKINNPDDGQPLGVRQETLDTYVRSCAGYCVITYILGVGDRHLENLLLAPDGHFFHADFGYILGRDPKPFAPLMKLSKEMVDCMGGVNSEHYKQFKQYCFLAFTALRKNSNLILNLFSLMVDANIPDIRLEPDKAVLKVRDRFHLELSEEEALSHFDRIIEEAQTSYAPVVIDKLHEWAQAFRA, from the exons ATGTCTGAGTACGGGCGTATGGACCCGTTCTCTTTTGCGGCTTCCAAGGACGTCCATCATCCTGTGACCATTCGCAT TATGAACCTAGAGGGTGACGAACCTCCCTTCAAGCACTCCACTCTTCTCGAGCGCCCTGACTTGCGCCACGTTGGGTCCAACCTTGG CACGTACTCTGACCTTTATGTCACAGTGCAGATCTGGGCTGGATCAAAACCCTTGACCGTCCCTGTTCAGACCGCTTATAAACCTTTTCGATCCGAGCGAAA ATGGAATGAGTGGCTACAGTTGCCTATCACATACGACTCCTTACCAGCCAACTCATGCTTGGCTATAACAGTATGGGACCTATCACCGACTGGCGGCAAAGGGGCCATTGGCCATGCCATTCCGTTTGGTGGCACGACACTGCCCATGTTCGATGAGGATAATCAAGTACAGAAGGGAAGACAAAAGTGTCTTGTTCACCGATACAAAAATGCAGACGGCACCGACAACTCAACAACGCCCGCGTTGGTttcgacaaagaagaaaacaacgCGAAAAGGGGAAGTCCCCCCACTAGATAAGGATGCAGAAGAGTTAGAACGGATGGAGACCTTATTTAAGAAACACGAGATGGGCGAGATTCCCCGAGTTGACTGGCTAGATCAGATGGTCTTTCGGAGCTTTGAGAAACGAGGCCTGCAAGCTGCCAAATCGTCAATGAAAATGCTCCAGAGGCAACGGGCTATCAACGGTGAGAATGATCCGGACAATCGAGATGGCGAAAACAAGGACGGGCGCCCTGGACAGTCGACGTTCTTACTGAACGTGGAGTTGCCACGTTTCGATTTCCCTGTTGTCTTCGCTGACCACGAATACGATCCGCCCCCGATTTCAGCTTTCCAGAATCTCTCCGTTTCGCAAGCAAGCCTCGCAAATCGCCAGCCAGAGGTTCATTACGGTCCAGGTATCAATGCCGTAGGCGAGAGCTCTTCGGCACCTGGGAGACGGCTCATCAAAGTCTACGACCCTGAAGTTGGGCACAGAGACAACCCTGCAGAGGCCAAGCATCGAAGACTATTCAGAAGCTCGTATAGGCACGGCATCATTGATAAGAACTTGAAGCCGAATGCCAAAGTTCGAGATGAGCTCAATCTCATAATGTCGTATTCTCCAACTCATGTTCTCACCCCAGAGGAGGCAGATCTGGTATGGAAATTCCGTTACCACTTGACTCGAGACAAGAGAGCGTTGACAAAGTTTGTCAAATCTGTCAACTGGAGCGATCAGGGTGAGGCCAGACAAGCTATCCAGGTTCTTGGGCGCTGGACTGCAatcgatgttgacgatgcgCTGGAGCTCCTCGGGCCATCCTTCGACAACTCTGCTGTGCGTTCGTACGCTGTAGACAGACTACGAAAAGCCGACGACAAGGAACTTCTGctttatcttcttcaacttgttcAAGCGCTCAAGTATGAGCACATATCAGCAGAttcagaagaggaaagcAGTCAAGATTCATCCCTGGCCCGTTTCCTGATCCAGCGTGCCGCTGCCAACTTTTTGCTCGGCAATTATTTCCACTGGTATCTCATGGTCGAGTGTGACGATGCTAGCCCTGAGCAAGGTATTGATAACCGCAACATCTACCGCAAGGTCGCATACGACTTCATGGCCGAGCTTGTTAAACAGCCGGATGGCCAGGAAACACGCAAGACTTTGTTGCGCCAAGCAGAGTTAGTTGCTATTCTCTCGAGAATTGCTCAAGAGGTCAAAACCTCGAATGAATCAATTCCGAAGAAGGTGGACCGAGTTAAGCACTTTCTGGCTGATCCCAAGAACGAGTTATTATCATTCGATCCGCCCTTACCGATGCCGCTTGACCCTTCAGTGCTGATTACGAGCATCATACCAGACCAGACAGTTGTGTTCAAGTCTTCACTAAACCCGTTCAAGTGCACCTTCAAGACAGCAACTGGGAGCTCCTATGCCAttatcttcaagctgggTGATGATCTTAGACAAGATCAGCTTGTTATTCAGATTATCACCCTTATGGATCAACTGCTGCAGAAagagaaccttgacctcaagcTGTCGCCCTACAAGATCCTGGCGACAAGTACTTCTGCTGGCGCTTCGCAATTTGTACAATCCCAAAGCTTGTCAAGCATTGCTAACAAGTTCAAAAACAACCCAGCTTTGGCCTACCTCAAGATTAATAACCCGGATGACGGCCAACCTCTCGGCGTCCGACAAGAAACACTGGACACGTACGTAAGATCTTGCGCAGGATACTGTGTCATCACTTATATCCTCGGCGTTGGTGATCGTCACCTGGAGAACCTGCTTCTTGCACCTGACGGTCACTTCTTCCATGCCGACTTCGGCTACATTCTTGGCAGAGATCCCAAGCCTTTTGCACCTCTGATGAAGCTGTCCAAGGAGATGGTGGATTGCATGGGTGGCGTGAACTCAGAGCATTACAAGCAGTTCAAGCAGTACTGCTTCCTTGCATTTACGGCACTGCGCAAAAACTCAAatctcattctcaatctctttAGTCTCATGGTTGATGCCAACATCCCTGATATCCGACTTGAGCCTGATAAGGCAGTGCTCAAGGTCCGAGACCGTTTTCACTTGGAGTtgagtgaagaagaggcactAAGTCACTTTGACCGGAtcatcgaagaagctcaaacaTCTTACGCTCCTGTCGTCATTGACAAGCTGCATGAGTGGGCCCAGGCTTTCAGGGCATAG
- a CDS encoding phosphatidylinositol 3-kinase, with protein MFDEDNQVQKGRQKCLVHRYKNADGTDNSTTPALVSTKKKTTRKGEVPPLDKDAEELERMETLFKKHEMGEIPRVDWLDQMVFRSFEKRGLQAAKSSMKMLQRQRAINGENDPDNRDGENKDGRPGQSTFLLNVELPRFDFPVVFADHEYDPPPISAFQNLSVSQASLANRQPEVHYGPGINAVGESSSAPGRRLIKVYDPEVGHRDNPAEAKHRRLFRSSYRHGIIDKNLKPNAKVRDELNLIMSYSPTHVLTPEEADLVWKFRYHLTRDKRALTKFVKSVNWSDQGEARQAIQVLGRWTAIDVDDALELLGPSFDNSAVRSYAVDRLRKADDKELLLYLLQLVQALKYEHISADSEEESSQDSSLARFLIQRAAANFLLGNYFHWYLMVECDDASPEQGIDNRNIYRKVAYDFMAELVKQPDGQETRKTLLRQAELVAILSRIAQEVKTSNESIPKKVDRVKHFLADPKNELLSFDPPLPMPLDPSVLITSIIPDQTVVFKSSLNPFKCTFKTATGSSYAIIFKLGDDLRQDQLVIQIITLMDQLLQKENLDLKLSPYKILATSTSAGASQFVQSQSLSSIANKFKNNPALAYLKINNPDDGQPLGVRQETLDTYVRSCAGYCVITYILGVGDRHLENLLLAPDGHFFHADFGYILGRDPKPFAPLMKLSKEMVDCMGGVNSEHYKQFKQYCFLAFTALRKNSNLILNLFSLMVDANIPDIRLEPDKAVLKVRDRFHLELSEEEALSHFDRIIEEAQTSYAPVVIDKLHEWAQAFRA; from the coding sequence ATGTTCGATGAGGATAATCAAGTACAGAAGGGAAGACAAAAGTGTCTTGTTCACCGATACAAAAATGCAGACGGCACCGACAACTCAACAACGCCCGCGTTGGTttcgacaaagaagaaaacaacgCGAAAAGGGGAAGTCCCCCCACTAGATAAGGATGCAGAAGAGTTAGAACGGATGGAGACCTTATTTAAGAAACACGAGATGGGCGAGATTCCCCGAGTTGACTGGCTAGATCAGATGGTCTTTCGGAGCTTTGAGAAACGAGGCCTGCAAGCTGCCAAATCGTCAATGAAAATGCTCCAGAGGCAACGGGCTATCAACGGTGAGAATGATCCGGACAATCGAGATGGCGAAAACAAGGACGGGCGCCCTGGACAGTCGACGTTCTTACTGAACGTGGAGTTGCCACGTTTCGATTTCCCTGTTGTCTTCGCTGACCACGAATACGATCCGCCCCCGATTTCAGCTTTCCAGAATCTCTCCGTTTCGCAAGCAAGCCTCGCAAATCGCCAGCCAGAGGTTCATTACGGTCCAGGTATCAATGCCGTAGGCGAGAGCTCTTCGGCACCTGGGAGACGGCTCATCAAAGTCTACGACCCTGAAGTTGGGCACAGAGACAACCCTGCAGAGGCCAAGCATCGAAGACTATTCAGAAGCTCGTATAGGCACGGCATCATTGATAAGAACTTGAAGCCGAATGCCAAAGTTCGAGATGAGCTCAATCTCATAATGTCGTATTCTCCAACTCATGTTCTCACCCCAGAGGAGGCAGATCTGGTATGGAAATTCCGTTACCACTTGACTCGAGACAAGAGAGCGTTGACAAAGTTTGTCAAATCTGTCAACTGGAGCGATCAGGGTGAGGCCAGACAAGCTATCCAGGTTCTTGGGCGCTGGACTGCAatcgatgttgacgatgcgCTGGAGCTCCTCGGGCCATCCTTCGACAACTCTGCTGTGCGTTCGTACGCTGTAGACAGACTACGAAAAGCCGACGACAAGGAACTTCTGctttatcttcttcaacttgttcAAGCGCTCAAGTATGAGCACATATCAGCAGAttcagaagaggaaagcAGTCAAGATTCATCCCTGGCCCGTTTCCTGATCCAGCGTGCCGCTGCCAACTTTTTGCTCGGCAATTATTTCCACTGGTATCTCATGGTCGAGTGTGACGATGCTAGCCCTGAGCAAGGTATTGATAACCGCAACATCTACCGCAAGGTCGCATACGACTTCATGGCCGAGCTTGTTAAACAGCCGGATGGCCAGGAAACACGCAAGACTTTGTTGCGCCAAGCAGAGTTAGTTGCTATTCTCTCGAGAATTGCTCAAGAGGTCAAAACCTCGAATGAATCAATTCCGAAGAAGGTGGACCGAGTTAAGCACTTTCTGGCTGATCCCAAGAACGAGTTATTATCATTCGATCCGCCCTTACCGATGCCGCTTGACCCTTCAGTGCTGATTACGAGCATCATACCAGACCAGACAGTTGTGTTCAAGTCTTCACTAAACCCGTTCAAGTGCACCTTCAAGACAGCAACTGGGAGCTCCTATGCCAttatcttcaagctgggTGATGATCTTAGACAAGATCAGCTTGTTATTCAGATTATCACCCTTATGGATCAACTGCTGCAGAAagagaaccttgacctcaagcTGTCGCCCTACAAGATCCTGGCGACAAGTACTTCTGCTGGCGCTTCGCAATTTGTACAATCCCAAAGCTTGTCAAGCATTGCTAACAAGTTCAAAAACAACCCAGCTTTGGCCTACCTCAAGATTAATAACCCGGATGACGGCCAACCTCTCGGCGTCCGACAAGAAACACTGGACACGTACGTAAGATCTTGCGCAGGATACTGTGTCATCACTTATATCCTCGGCGTTGGTGATCGTCACCTGGAGAACCTGCTTCTTGCACCTGACGGTCACTTCTTCCATGCCGACTTCGGCTACATTCTTGGCAGAGATCCCAAGCCTTTTGCACCTCTGATGAAGCTGTCCAAGGAGATGGTGGATTGCATGGGTGGCGTGAACTCAGAGCATTACAAGCAGTTCAAGCAGTACTGCTTCCTTGCATTTACGGCACTGCGCAAAAACTCAAatctcattctcaatctctttAGTCTCATGGTTGATGCCAACATCCCTGATATCCGACTTGAGCCTGATAAGGCAGTGCTCAAGGTCCGAGACCGTTTTCACTTGGAGTtgagtgaagaagaggcactAAGTCACTTTGACCGGAtcatcgaagaagctcaaacaTCTTACGCTCCTGTCGTCATTGACAAGCTGCATGAGTGGGCCCAGGCTTTCAGGGCATAG
- a CDS encoding mitochondrial trans-2-enoyl-CoA reductase gives MIMASSQCLRLRSLASSGLARPSAKLSAKHMTRLPMIAARYKSGPYGYTQAKALVFSKPGDPAKVLKLHSHSVSPSIPSDSVLVRTLAAPINPADVNTVQGVYGSMPPFTNLIGTAEPSAIPGNEGVFEVVATGSPSSSLQKGDWVIPAIGQFGTWRTHAIAEADKFIKIDKEGLTPTQVATVSVNPCTAYRILRHYGPSAGLQAGMGMRPLEVGSGQWFIQNGANSGVGRAAIQFGKLWGLRSINVIRDRETPRATNALKKELQDLGADVVVTETQFLTPQWKDQLAEITRKGREEIGLGLNCVGGKSATTIARSLGKGATLVSYGGMAKQPVSLPLALLIFKDVRFLGFWLSRLNEEDPTGRRHAINDILQLIRSGQFRDVPIEEVKWDWETQEETLRNAVQQGLEGFRKGKGIFTFGET, from the exons ATGATAATGGCTAGTTCGCAGTGTCTGCGCCTCAGGTCACTCGCCTCCTCAGGCCTTGCAAGGCCCTCGGCTAAGCTCAGTGCTAAACATATGACCCGACTTCCCATGATCGCCGCACGATACAAGTCGGGTCCTTATGGCTACACACAAGCTAAGGCTCTtgtcttctcaaagcctGGAGACCCAGCCAAAGTTCTCAA GCTTCATAGTCACTCTGTCTCCCCTTCTATTCCCTCGGATTCGGTCCTCGTCCGAACTCTCGCCGCTCCCATTAACCCCGCCGATGTCAACACAGTTCAGGGAGTTTATGGCTCTATGCCTCCCTTCACCAACTTAATTGGTACCGCTGAACCCTCCGCCATTCCCGGTAACGAAGGTGTCTTCGAGGTTGTTGCCACAGGgtcaccctcctcctcgctaCAGAAAGGCGACTGGGTCATCCCCGCCATCGGCCAGTTCGGTACTTGGAGAACCCATGCCATCGCTGAAGCTGATAAGTTTATCAAGATCGATAAGGAGGGCTTGACTCCTACGCAAGTCGCGACCGTGAGCGTCAACCCATGCACCGCCTACCGCATCCTGCGACATTATGGACCCAGTGCTGGTCTTCAAGCTGGTATGGGTATGCGCCCCCTTGAAGTTGGCAGTGGTCAGTGGTTCATCCAGAACGGCGCCAACTCTGGTGTTGGACGAGCTGCCATCCAGTTTGGAAAGCTCTGGGGCTTGAGGAGCATCAATGTTATTCGCGATCGCGAAACACCCAGGGCGACTAACGCTTTAAAGAAAGAGCTCCAAGACCTCGGCGCTGATGTCGTCGTTACCGAAACCCAGTTTCTGACTCCCCAGTGGAAGGATCAACTAGCAGAGATCACCCGCAAGGGTCGTGAGGAGATCGGTCTAGGTCTCAACTGCGTTGGTGGCAAGTCGGCAACCACAATCGCTCGGTCGCTCGGCAAAGGCGCTACTTTGGTCTCTTATGGTGGCATGGCTAAGCAGCCAGTCTCACTACCCCTCGCTCTCCTTATCTTCAAGGATGTCCGTTTCCTCGGTTTCTGGCTCAGCAGACTCAATGAGGAGGACCCTACCGGCAGGAGACATGCCATCAACGATattctccagctcatccgATCTGGCCAGTTCCGCGACGTCCCTATCGAGGAGGTAAAGTGGGACTGGGAGACACAGGAGGAGACTCTGCGCAATGCCGTACAGCAGGGCCTTGAGGGATTCCGTAAGGGAAAGGGTATCTTCACATTTGGCGAGACATAG
- a CDS encoding gluconate 5-dehydrogenase: MSFAPALRLCARRIASPALVRPSITFASARKLHSGPPRQDKPGKYAQTDPQIEVEYPEDHELPSSEPVAGTGGQYVKPTLPTFSLDGHVGIVTGGARGLGLVMGQGMVFSGSHLALVDMNKEEAEKQTSLLIEAFKKENPRARRTPKVTAHYADVSDPESVEACVAEVVKEHGKIDNLVTSAGFTENFEAVNYPIDRLRKLWAVNVDGTYLFATSVARHLMERKAPGSIVMIGSMSGAIVNVPQPQAPYNAAKAGVRHLAASLAVEWAHANIRVNCISPGYMLTALTQKILDDNPDLKAKWTSLIPQGKMGQPQDLMGPVAFLLSDASSYVTGADIRVDGGYTVT; this comes from the exons ATGTCTTTTGCACCTGCTCTGCGCCTTTGTGCGCGCCGGATTGCCTCCCCGGCTCTGGTCCGCCCTTCTATCACGTTTGCTAGTGCAAGAAAGCTTCACAGTGGCCCTCCTCGCCAGGATAAGCCAGGAAAATACGCCCAAACTGATCCTCAGATCGAGGTCGAATACCCAGAAGACCATGAGCTCCCTAGCAGTGAGCCTGTCGCCGGCACTGGTGGCCAGTACGTGAAGCCCACACTTCCTACATTTTCGCTTGATGGTCACGTCGGTATCGTCACTGGTGGTGCTCGTGGTTTGGGTCTTGTCATGGGCCAGGGAATGGTCTTTTCTGGGTCTCaccttgctcttgttgacATGAACA aggaagaagctgaaaagcAGACAAGTCTTCTTATTGAAGccttcaagaaggagaacccTCGAGCGCGACG AACCCCCAAGGTCACAGCCCACTATGCCGATGTTTCTGACCCTGAGTCTGTTGAGGCGTGTGTCGCTGAGGTCGTCAAGGAGCATGGCAAAATTGACAACCTGGTCACTTCAGCTGGCTTCACTGAGAACTTCGAAGCTGTGAACTACCCCATCGACCGTCTTCGCAAGCTTTGGGCTGTCAACGTTGACGGTACTTACCTCTTTGCGACCTCAGTTGCTCGCCACCTGATGGAGCGGAAGGCCCCAGGAAGCATTGTCATGATCGGCAGCATGTCCGGTGCTATTGTAAATGTCCCTCAGCCCCAGGCTCCCTACAACGCTGCCAAGGCCGGTGTTCGACACCTTGCCGCATCTCTCGCCGTTGAATGGGCTCATGCCAACATTAGAGTCAACTGCATCTCTCCTGGATACATGCTTACTGCTCT CACCCagaagatccttgatgaCAACCCGGATCTCAAAGCGAAGTGGACTTCTCTCATCCCTCAGGGCAAGATGggccagcctcaagatctcatGGGTCCTGTTGCTTTCCTGCTTTCTGAT GCCTCCTCCTATGTCACTGGCGCTGATATCCGAGTTGACGGCGGTTACACAGTAACTTAA